In Pseudomonas sp. Leaf58, one DNA window encodes the following:
- a CDS encoding YCF48-related protein, whose amino-acid sequence MRSVIGYLVCLIVGLTIIFTFLPRPEAAPVNAPLRTDRVQVNALLDLGPRVLAVGERGSILFSDDQGVSWQQAAVEPQRQVALTAVVALDAQRLLAVGHDGWILRSEDGGRQWREVRHDNKLGEPLLGVWTAGGERVLAYGSFGKFYQSDDAGATWQALALDIDSAHLNGMDGGADGRRMLVGEQGLVLRSQDGGGQWQTLPAFYSGSLFGIVRLSGNDWVAYGMRGHVFVSHDFGEHWRQVPIGNALPLYGHTRLPGGGLVIVGAGGSLVRLDQHGELQSTTRLVGHGTLTSAAMVGSRLLLGGEQGVFDASAGSLAALSQ is encoded by the coding sequence ATGCGCTCGGTGATTGGCTACCTGGTCTGCCTGATCGTCGGCCTGACCATCATCTTTACTTTCCTGCCTCGCCCAGAAGCCGCCCCCGTCAATGCGCCGCTGCGTACCGACCGGGTGCAAGTCAATGCCTTGCTCGACCTTGGCCCACGCGTGCTAGCCGTGGGCGAACGCGGCAGCATTCTGTTCAGCGATGACCAAGGTGTCAGCTGGCAACAGGCAGCGGTCGAACCGCAACGCCAAGTGGCCTTGACCGCCGTGGTGGCACTCGATGCACAGCGCCTGCTGGCGGTCGGCCATGATGGCTGGATCCTGCGCTCCGAGGATGGCGGCCGGCAGTGGCGCGAGGTGCGCCACGATAACAAGCTCGGCGAGCCGCTGCTGGGCGTGTGGACAGCCGGTGGTGAGCGGGTACTGGCCTACGGCAGCTTTGGCAAGTTCTACCAGTCCGACGACGCCGGGGCGACCTGGCAGGCGTTGGCGCTGGACATCGACAGCGCTCACCTCAACGGCATGGACGGCGGCGCCGATGGCCGGCGCATGCTGGTCGGCGAGCAAGGCCTGGTGCTGCGCAGCCAGGACGGCGGTGGCCAGTGGCAGACGCTGCCGGCGTTCTACAGCGGTTCACTGTTCGGCATCGTGCGCCTGAGCGGCAACGATTGGGTGGCCTACGGCATGCGCGGGCATGTGTTCGTCAGCCATGACTTTGGCGAGCACTGGCGCCAAGTACCCATCGGCAACGCGCTGCCGCTGTATGGCCACACCCGCTTGCCGGGCGGTGGGCTAGTGATTGTTGGCGCCGGCGGTTCACTGGTGCGCCTGGATCAGCACGGCGAATTGCAAAGCACTACACGCCTGGTTGGGCACGGCACGCTGACCTCGGCGGCAATGGTGGGTTCACGGCTGTTGCTGGGCGGTGAACAAGGGGTTTTCGACGCCAGCGCGGGCAGCCTTGCCGCGCTGAGCCAATAA
- a CDS encoding long-chain-acyl-CoA synthetase encodes MNLPQVMTPARQQPVSREQTQALLDRRSAASALIKPRDHYTLADRLEAQADAHAERPFLIYGEQVLSYAQLDALADQMAHACLARGLGPGDVCALLMENRPAFFACWFGLVKLGVVVAFINTQVSGKPLLHALQTTGAKALVVGEECLGSLQATAGLPQLPVWLVNDTEQPWPGPLPHGVDTAFAGDLAAAPRSRFPRELRAGIEAQAPTLLIFTSGTTGLPKAARYSHMRWMSSGDVMEVTLQATADDVFYCCLPLYHGAAATSVTSTALRVGASIVVRRKFSVREFWRDVARHRISVFQYIGEICRYLLNRPVQPGEREHSLRCMLGAGLSGDAWQRWLERFGPIQVFEGWGATEANTNLINVDNYLGSCGRVPDWNRTNLRLVRYDVENDCHPRDENGFYQLCKVGEVGEAMGFIVDHPDIGGGRFEGYTCAAATESKIRRNVLQAGDAWWSSGDLLREDADGYCYFVDRIGDTYRWKSENVSTQEVADALSDLPGLELINVYGVQVPEHEGRAGMAAVLMQPGHVFDPQALYQLAEARLPRYAAPVFVRVSAAADMTSTFKLRKVDLQRQGYCPQACADPLFIRDENSRSYQPYSVEMLAQAGLPAFIGGQHG; translated from the coding sequence ATGAACCTGCCGCAGGTGATGACCCCGGCACGCCAGCAACCGGTCAGCCGCGAGCAGACCCAGGCCTTGCTCGACCGGCGCAGTGCCGCCAGCGCACTGATCAAGCCGCGCGACCACTACACCTTGGCCGATCGCCTGGAGGCGCAGGCCGACGCCCACGCCGAGCGCCCGTTCCTCATCTATGGCGAGCAGGTGCTGAGCTACGCCCAGCTCGACGCGCTTGCCGACCAGATGGCCCATGCCTGCCTGGCGCGGGGCCTGGGCCCCGGCGACGTGTGCGCCTTGCTGATGGAAAACCGCCCGGCGTTCTTTGCCTGCTGGTTTGGCCTGGTCAAGCTCGGTGTGGTGGTGGCCTTCATCAACACCCAGGTCTCCGGTAAGCCCTTGCTGCATGCCCTGCAAACCACCGGTGCCAAGGCGTTGGTGGTCGGCGAGGAGTGCCTGGGTAGCCTGCAGGCCACCGCAGGCCTGCCGCAACTGCCGGTGTGGTTGGTCAACGATACCGAGCAGCCGTGGCCCGGCCCGCTGCCACACGGTGTCGACACGGCCTTCGCCGGCGACCTGGCAGCGGCCCCGCGCAGCCGTTTCCCGCGAGAGCTGCGTGCAGGCATCGAGGCGCAGGCGCCGACGCTGCTGATTTTTACCTCGGGCACCACCGGCTTGCCCAAGGCCGCGCGCTACAGCCACATGCGCTGGATGTCGTCGGGTGACGTGATGGAAGTGACCTTGCAGGCCACCGCCGATGATGTCTTTTATTGCTGCCTGCCGCTGTACCACGGCGCCGCCGCTACGTCGGTCACGTCCACGGCGCTGCGCGTCGGTGCCAGTATCGTGGTGCGGCGCAAGTTCAGCGTGCGCGAGTTCTGGCGCGACGTCGCCCGCCATCGCATCAGCGTGTTCCAGTACATCGGCGAAATCTGCCGCTACCTGCTCAACCGCCCAGTACAGCCTGGCGAGCGTGAACACAGCCTGCGCTGCATGCTCGGTGCCGGCTTGTCGGGCGACGCTTGGCAGCGCTGGCTCGAGCGCTTCGGGCCGATCCAGGTGTTCGAGGGCTGGGGGGCCACCGAGGCCAATACCAACCTGATCAACGTCGACAATTACCTGGGCTCCTGTGGCCGGGTACCTGACTGGAACCGCACCAACCTGCGCCTGGTGCGCTACGACGTGGAGAACGACTGCCACCCGCGCGACGAAAACGGCTTTTACCAGTTGTGCAAGGTCGGCGAAGTGGGCGAGGCAATGGGCTTTATCGTCGACCACCCCGACATCGGCGGTGGTCGCTTCGAGGGCTATACCTGCGCTGCCGCCACCGAGAGCAAGATCCGCCGCAATGTGCTGCAGGCTGGCGATGCCTGGTGGAGCTCCGGCGACCTGCTGCGCGAGGATGCCGACGGCTATTGCTACTTCGTCGACCGCATCGGCGATACCTACCGCTGGAAGAGCGAGAACGTCTCTACCCAGGAGGTGGCCGACGCCCTCAGCGACCTGCCTGGCCTTGAGCTGATCAACGTCTACGGCGTGCAAGTGCCTGAACACGAGGGCAGGGCGGGTATGGCCGCGGTGCTGATGCAGCCAGGCCACGTCTTTGACCCGCAGGCGTTGTACCAGCTGGCCGAGGCCCGTCTGCCGCGTTATGCCGCGCCCGTGTTCGTGCGGGTGAGTGCGGCAGCGGACATGACCAGCACCTTCAAGTTGCGCAAGGTCGACTTGCAGCGCCAGGGCTATTGCCCGCAGGCCTGCGCCGACCCGCTGTTCATCCGTGACGAAAACAGCCGCAGCTACCAGCCCTATTCGGTGGAAATGCTGGCGCAGGCCGGCCTGCCAGCGTTCATCGGTGGCCAACATGGTTGA
- a CDS encoding DUF1302 domain-containing protein, with translation MIDKNNNNGSNGTGLAGRGLPLASLTAAIALASAPTWAGETIEFDNGATIDWSVTTSYGIGVRLAKPSDRLMGVNADDGDRNFNQGSLTTNRLGALGEMIMRMDNYGAVVRASTFYDDVYHRKNDNNSPATVNKDGDNDEFTSDAKYYSGGRTRLLDAYVFGGWRFDNDSMLDAKAGRHIESWGESLYYPGVNGVQNPSDAVKAAQPGVEVKEVLLPVGQVSASYRFNPQFTFGAYMQYEWKGTELAPVGSYLSGTDVIGPGREFLITPTGNVPYRGTDEPRDSGQWGVQLRYRPVPAVELSLFHVNYHDKNPATALVGYSPVPVGGGLSAFAANGYRVKYFEDIKLTGISASTKLGDTQVGAEWSYRDGAPVMVNTGLGPTPARGKGQQFQLSAMRVLGDRPWASQTTLTGEIIHVRVDSVEATSAAGNLQGVALLPSLQPLVGASDDYTYKTATGWRSRDASAYTVGASFSYPGVFQGWDMEVPVRFSNVFSGATPMSGSISGVQGDRRISVGTTFKYLGNLEAALTYVGYLGSPDAIKRPYADRDYATFSLKYTF, from the coding sequence GTGATCGACAAGAACAACAATAACGGTAGTAACGGTACTGGCCTTGCTGGCCGCGGCTTGCCCTTGGCCAGCCTGACGGCAGCGATTGCCCTGGCATCAGCGCCTACTTGGGCGGGGGAGACCATCGAGTTCGACAATGGCGCCACCATCGATTGGTCGGTGACCACCAGCTACGGCATCGGCGTGCGCCTGGCAAAGCCCAGCGACCGCCTGATGGGGGTGAACGCCGATGACGGCGACCGCAACTTCAACCAGGGCAGCCTGACCACCAACCGCCTGGGCGCACTGGGCGAAATGATCATGCGCATGGACAACTATGGCGCCGTGGTGCGCGCCAGTACCTTCTACGACGACGTTTATCACCGCAAGAACGACAACAACTCGCCGGCAACGGTGAACAAGGACGGTGACAACGACGAGTTCACCAGCGACGCGAAGTACTACAGCGGTGGCCGTACTCGCTTGCTGGATGCCTATGTGTTCGGCGGCTGGCGCTTCGACAACGACTCGATGCTCGACGCCAAGGCCGGGCGCCATATCGAGTCGTGGGGCGAAAGCCTGTATTACCCTGGGGTCAATGGCGTGCAAAACCCTTCCGATGCAGTCAAGGCCGCGCAACCAGGCGTCGAGGTCAAGGAGGTGCTGCTGCCGGTGGGCCAGGTGTCGGCTTCGTACCGTTTCAACCCGCAGTTCACCTTCGGCGCCTACATGCAGTACGAGTGGAAGGGCACCGAATTGGCCCCGGTGGGCAGCTACCTGTCGGGCACCGATGTGATTGGCCCTGGCCGTGAGTTTCTCATCACGCCGACCGGCAACGTGCCCTACCGGGGCACCGACGAGCCGCGCGACAGTGGCCAGTGGGGTGTGCAGTTGCGCTACCGGCCGGTACCGGCCGTGGAGCTGTCGCTGTTCCACGTCAACTACCACGACAAAAACCCAGCCACCGCGCTGGTCGGCTACAGCCCGGTGCCGGTCGGCGGGGGCTTGTCCGCCTTTGCCGCCAACGGCTATCGGGTGAAGTACTTCGAGGACATCAAACTCACCGGTATCAGCGCATCGACCAAACTCGGCGATACCCAGGTCGGCGCTGAATGGTCCTACCGCGACGGTGCGCCAGTGATGGTCAACACCGGCCTGGGGCCAACCCCGGCACGCGGCAAGGGCCAGCAGTTCCAGCTGTCGGCCATGCGTGTACTGGGCGACCGCCCCTGGGCCAGCCAAACCACGCTGACCGGCGAAATCATTCACGTGCGCGTCGACAGTGTCGAAGCCACTTCGGCAGCCGGCAACCTGCAGGGCGTGGCACTGCTGCCGAGCCTGCAACCTTTGGTCGGAGCCTCCGATGATTACACCTACAAAACCGCGACGGGCTGGCGCTCACGCGATGCCAGTGCCTACACCGTCGGCGCATCGTTCAGTTATCCGGGGGTTTTCCAAGGCTGGGATATGGAAGTGCCGGTGCGCTTCTCCAACGTGTTCAGTGGCGCGACACCCATGTCCGGGAGTATCTCCGGGGTGCAGGGCGACCGCCGCATCAGCGTAGGCACCACCTTCAAGTACCTGGGCAACCTGGAAGCCGCGTTGACCTACGTGGGTTATCTCGGCTCACCGGATGCGATCAAGCGCCCGTATGCCGACCGTGACTACGCCACCTTCTCGTTGAAATACACCTTCTGA
- a CDS encoding RND family transporter, with amino-acid sequence MKKPDTRAARCVQATASALMKGRKGLLLLFVLLTLGLGYSATHTQLDPGFNKQIPVRHDYMVNFLRFSQYFTGANRFLVSVRWKGEGDLYNPEFLDTLRKVTDDVFFISGVNRASVTSLFTANVRYIEITEAGFYGDVVVPPRFNGSAADLAQVRSNAAASGQVGRLLANDLKSAMVRADLQDIDPQTGKPVDYVEVAKRLEELRAKYASADIEISIVGFAKLVGDVVEGLNTVIGFFVIAFVITALLLWLYARSWRLTLVALVVALLPVVWLLGLLPLLGLGIDPMSILVPFLIFSIGVSHAVQMTNAWKQDVVAGASAQQAARSAFCKIFIPGSLALLMNALGFAVIMLIDIPIVHELGVTACIGVMLMIITNKLMLPIILSWLRLEPAALQQAKAREAGRHRLWWRLSALAEPGPALAVFAVSLALLVAGAWKARDLAVGDIGAGAPELRSDSRYNQDNARIIGSYSIGLDVLSVFVEVNGIEEGCLSPEVMRAVEAFDFRMRAVSGVQSVQSVAGMGKRVIAGNNEGNPRWAAIPGSARGLSQGARAYMPDDGLVTEGCQQMQILVFLADHEGATISHALGEARRIIADVRTPAVDFLLAGGNVGVMAASNEAVKRAEVTMLAALFGSVALFCWLTFMSLRAVLCILVPLAIVAILCNALMALLGIGLKVATLPVMALGVGVGVDYGIYLYERIQHEMAAGATLREAFYLAMCQRGTAAVFTALTMSIGVCTWAFAPLKFQADMGVLLSFMFLVNVLGAIFLLPALAAWFNRGRPLVARQTAQHAVQVGQTAEDIR; translated from the coding sequence ATGAAAAAACCAGACACTCGCGCCGCACGTTGCGTCCAGGCCACGGCCAGCGCCTTGATGAAAGGGCGCAAAGGCCTGTTGTTGCTGTTCGTGCTGCTGACCCTGGGCCTGGGCTACAGCGCCACCCATACCCAGCTGGACCCAGGCTTCAACAAACAAATCCCGGTTCGCCATGACTACATGGTGAACTTCCTGCGCTTCAGCCAGTACTTCACCGGTGCCAACCGCTTCCTGGTCAGCGTGCGCTGGAAAGGCGAGGGCGACCTCTATAACCCAGAATTCCTCGACACCCTGCGCAAAGTCACCGACGACGTGTTCTTCATTTCCGGGGTCAACCGCGCCAGTGTCACCTCGCTGTTCACCGCCAACGTGCGCTACATCGAAATCACCGAAGCAGGCTTCTACGGTGATGTGGTGGTGCCGCCGCGCTTCAATGGCAGCGCTGCCGACCTGGCCCAGGTGCGCAGCAACGCTGCGGCCTCCGGGCAGGTCGGCCGGCTGCTCGCCAACGACCTGAAGTCGGCGATGGTGCGCGCCGACCTGCAGGACATCGACCCGCAGACCGGTAAACCGGTGGACTATGTCGAAGTCGCCAAGCGCCTGGAGGAGCTGCGCGCCAAGTACGCCAGCGCTGACATCGAAATCAGCATCGTCGGCTTCGCCAAGCTGGTAGGCGATGTGGTCGAGGGGCTGAACACGGTAATCGGCTTCTTCGTGATCGCCTTTGTCATCACCGCACTGTTGCTGTGGCTGTATGCACGGTCCTGGCGCCTGACCCTGGTCGCCCTGGTGGTGGCGCTGCTGCCGGTGGTGTGGTTGCTCGGCCTGTTGCCGCTGCTGGGGCTGGGCATCGACCCGATGTCGATCCTGGTGCCGTTCCTGATTTTCTCGATTGGCGTGTCCCACGCGGTGCAGATGACCAATGCCTGGAAGCAGGACGTGGTGGCGGGCGCCAGCGCCCAACAGGCCGCGCGTTCGGCCTTCTGCAAGATATTCATCCCCGGCTCGCTGGCGTTACTGATGAATGCCCTGGGTTTTGCCGTGATCATGCTGATCGACATCCCGATCGTGCATGAGTTGGGGGTCACTGCCTGCATCGGCGTGATGCTGATGATCATCACCAACAAGCTGATGCTGCCGATTATCCTCTCTTGGCTGCGCCTGGAGCCCGCCGCGCTGCAACAGGCCAAGGCCCGCGAGGCCGGGCGCCACCGCCTGTGGTGGCGGCTGTCGGCGCTGGCCGAACCGGGCCCGGCGTTGGCCGTGTTCGCCGTGAGCCTGGCGCTGCTGGTAGCCGGCGCCTGGAAGGCACGCGACCTGGCGGTGGGCGATATCGGTGCCGGCGCGCCGGAGCTGCGCAGCGACTCACGTTACAACCAGGACAATGCGCGAATCATCGGCAGCTACTCGATTGGCCTGGACGTGCTGTCGGTGTTCGTCGAGGTCAACGGCATCGAGGAGGGTTGCCTGTCGCCCGAGGTCATGCGTGCGGTCGAGGCCTTCGACTTCCGCATGCGGGCGGTCAGTGGCGTGCAGTCGGTGCAGAGCGTGGCCGGCATGGGTAAGCGGGTTATCGCCGGTAACAACGAAGGCAACCCGCGCTGGGCGGCCATCCCCGGCTCGGCCCGGGGCCTGAGCCAGGGCGCACGGGCGTACATGCCGGACGACGGCCTGGTCACCGAAGGCTGCCAGCAGATGCAGATTCTGGTGTTCCTCGCCGACCATGAAGGCGCCACCATCAGCCATGCCCTTGGCGAGGCTCGGCGCATCATCGCCGACGTGCGCACCCCGGCGGTCGACTTCCTCCTCGCCGGTGGCAACGTCGGGGTCATGGCGGCTTCCAACGAAGCGGTCAAGCGCGCCGAAGTGACCATGTTGGCGGCGCTGTTCGGCTCGGTGGCGCTGTTCTGCTGGCTGACCTTCATGTCGCTGCGTGCGGTGCTGTGCATTCTGGTGCCGCTGGCCATCGTCGCGATCCTGTGCAATGCGCTCATGGCCTTGCTCGGCATTGGCCTGAAGGTTGCCACCTTGCCGGTGATGGCCCTCGGCGTTGGGGTCGGCGTGGACTACGGCATTTACCTGTACGAACGCATTCAGCACGAGATGGCCGCCGGTGCCACGCTGCGCGAGGCGTTTTACCTGGCCATGTGCCAGCGCGGCACGGCTGCCGTGTTTACCGCCTTGACCATGTCCATTGGCGTTTGCACCTGGGCGTTCGCGCCGCTCAAGTTCCAAGCCGACATGGGCGTGCTGTTGTCGTTCATGTTCCTGGTCAACGTATTGGGGGCGATTTTCCTGTTGCCGGCACTGGCGGCGTGGTTCAACCGCGGGCGCCCATTGGTGGCCCGACAAACGGCGCAGCACGCGGTGCAGGTGGGCCAAACGGCAGAAGACATCCGGTAA
- a CDS encoding OB-fold domain-containing protein, with translation MSNNKPMPVATEISAPFWEGLKARRLLVQQCAACEQWLFYPRRHCPACLAPEPAWREVSGQATLYSFTLTRIPTLPDFIDEMPQKLAVVELAEGVRINTTLVGLEEGQIRIGMPLQPVFAQVDGNGKRLLRFTGLEQDVARLESPPVVDHAAPAEAPAARLQVDCQDQAALQALVSEQYSDWSNSVLVDQALIDAFAQLSGDDYWIHTDPERARRSSPFGGTIAHGALVQVLQSRLKLALGFEITGFTTQINYGSDRLRFPAPVPAGSRIHARARVKAVEVKARGTQLTLEINTHVVGQERPSVINDLVILYQR, from the coding sequence ATGTCGAATAACAAACCGATGCCGGTCGCCACCGAGATTTCCGCACCGTTCTGGGAAGGGCTCAAGGCCCGCCGCCTGCTGGTGCAGCAGTGTGCTGCCTGTGAGCAATGGCTGTTCTACCCCCGCCGGCACTGCCCGGCCTGCTTGGCGCCGGAGCCGGCGTGGCGCGAGGTGAGCGGCCAGGCGACCCTGTACAGCTTCACCTTGACGCGCATTCCGACCCTGCCGGACTTCATTGATGAAATGCCGCAGAAGCTGGCCGTGGTGGAGTTGGCCGAAGGGGTACGGATCAATACCACCCTGGTGGGGTTGGAGGAGGGGCAGATCCGCATTGGCATGCCGCTGCAGCCGGTATTTGCCCAGGTCGATGGCAACGGCAAGCGGCTGTTGCGCTTCACTGGCTTGGAGCAGGATGTCGCGCGCTTGGAAAGCCCGCCAGTGGTCGACCACGCAGCACCTGCCGAGGCCCCGGCGGCGCGCCTGCAAGTCGACTGCCAGGACCAGGCCGCGCTGCAGGCATTGGTTAGCGAGCAGTACAGCGACTGGAGCAACAGCGTGCTGGTGGACCAGGCGCTGATCGATGCCTTCGCCCAGCTGTCGGGTGATGACTACTGGATTCACACCGACCCTGAGCGCGCCCGGCGCAGCAGCCCATTTGGCGGCACCATTGCCCATGGCGCCTTGGTGCAGGTGCTGCAGTCGCGGCTGAAGCTGGCGTTGGGCTTCGAGATCACGGGCTTTACCACGCAGATCAACTACGGCTCCGACCGCTTGCGCTTCCCGGCGCCGGTGCCTGCTGGCTCGCGCATCCATGCCCGGGCCAGGGTCAAGGCGGTCGAGGTGAAGGCGCGCGGCACCCAGCTGACGCTGGAGATCAATACCCACGTGGTGGGCCAGGAGCGGCCGTCGGTGATCAACGACTTGGTGATTCTGTACCAGCGTTGA
- a CDS encoding thiolase family protein, with amino-acid sequence MGLKGHAAIVGTAQYKTEKYATAPKMFHLEQVADLAAQALRDAGLHASDLDGLVINGPQFHEASVFVPAMAAEYLGLRLNFAEVVDLGGCTSVGMVWRAAAAIELGLCQAVLCVLPARMAPLGPDEDPGWMARAMRFGGHSTAFGAPEAEFDLPYGHMGQNTGYAMIAQRYAAQYGYDPRALAKIAVDQRSNAQANPQAMFFGQPLSVEQVLASRMVADPLHVLEIVMPVAGGAALIITNKALAARARKRPAFITGFGEHLAFKSPTYAQDMVHTPIGPASRRAFAMAGLKPADVDAAQIYDCYTITALLTLEDAGFCGKGEGMAFVREHDLTWRGDFPMNTHGGQLSFGQAGSAGGMSQVIEAVTQLAGAAGERQLQRCDSVYVSGTGGVMSEQGALILQGA; translated from the coding sequence ATGGGGCTCAAAGGCCACGCAGCAATCGTCGGTACCGCGCAGTACAAAACGGAAAAGTACGCCACCGCACCGAAGATGTTCCACCTTGAACAGGTCGCCGACCTGGCCGCCCAGGCCCTGCGCGATGCCGGCCTGCATGCCTCGGACCTGGACGGCCTGGTGATCAACGGGCCGCAGTTTCACGAAGCATCGGTGTTCGTCCCGGCCATGGCCGCCGAATACCTGGGCCTTCGGCTGAACTTCGCCGAAGTGGTCGACCTCGGTGGTTGCACCTCGGTCGGCATGGTTTGGCGCGCCGCCGCGGCCATCGAGCTGGGCCTGTGCCAGGCGGTGCTGTGCGTACTGCCGGCGCGTATGGCGCCATTGGGGCCGGACGAAGACCCAGGCTGGATGGCGCGGGCCATGCGCTTTGGTGGCCACAGTACGGCGTTTGGTGCGCCAGAGGCGGAATTCGACCTGCCCTATGGGCACATGGGCCAGAACACCGGCTACGCGATGATCGCCCAGCGCTACGCCGCGCAGTACGGTTACGACCCACGCGCACTGGCAAAAATTGCCGTGGACCAGCGCAGCAACGCCCAGGCCAACCCGCAGGCGATGTTCTTTGGCCAGCCGCTGAGCGTGGAGCAGGTGCTGGCCAGCCGCATGGTCGCCGACCCGCTGCATGTGCTGGAGATCGTCATGCCGGTGGCCGGCGGCGCGGCGCTGATCATCACTAACAAAGCGCTGGCCGCCCGTGCCCGCAAGCGCCCGGCGTTCATCACTGGTTTTGGTGAGCACCTGGCGTTCAAGTCGCCAACCTACGCCCAGGACATGGTGCACACGCCGATCGGCCCGGCCTCGCGCCGCGCCTTCGCCATGGCCGGGCTGAAACCCGCCGATGTCGATGCCGCACAAATTTACGACTGCTACACCATCACCGCCTTGCTGACCTTGGAAGACGCCGGTTTCTGCGGCAAGGGCGAGGGCATGGCGTTTGTCCGCGAGCACGACCTGACCTGGCGCGGTGATTTCCCCATGAACACCCACGGCGGCCAGCTTAGCTTCGGTCAGGCCGGTTCGGCCGGCGGTATGTCGCAGGTGATCGAGGCGGTTACGCAGCTTGCCGGGGCCGCTGGCGAACGCCAATTGCAGCGCTGCGACAGCGTTTACGTCTCCGGTACCGGCGGCGTGATGAGCGAGCAGGGCGCATTGATCCTTCAGGGAGCATAA
- a CDS encoding MBL fold metallo-hydrolase, whose translation MVDRDGNGHTLEGGLRYPWPQAQGSGEWREVLDGVWWLRMPLPFRLDHINLYLLRHADGWVVVDTGMNTAHTRDVWERVFAELFAGQPVLAVICTHYHSDHAGVAAWLAERYRCPVYMTASEYRSLYITVPPEQAPGWDFCDFLLKAGFTSQQVDELYRLIQSGHFRPLHFNSYRRLRDGDRLPIGSRQWRVVIGRGHSPEHACLYAEDGSVLIAGDQVLPRITPTVGVHATEPEADPLRDWLASLDHLRGLPDSVLVLPAHERPFYNLHTRLDQLQAHHQAQLSRMLASCDEPRSALELMAVLFPKLSGRFDELMALGETLAHANYLMAEGLLVRERHQAHYRYRRGPQGQPAVAPGPTATLNIPGSQVVAHQESPCDRQEQQ comes from the coding sequence ATGGTTGACCGCGACGGCAACGGCCACACGCTGGAGGGCGGCCTGCGCTACCCCTGGCCACAGGCGCAAGGCAGCGGCGAGTGGCGCGAGGTGCTGGACGGCGTGTGGTGGCTGCGCATGCCCCTGCCGTTCCGCCTCGACCACATCAACCTGTACCTGCTGCGCCATGCTGATGGCTGGGTGGTGGTGGACACCGGCATGAACACCGCGCACACCCGTGACGTGTGGGAGCGGGTGTTTGCCGAGCTGTTCGCCGGCCAGCCGGTGCTGGCGGTGATCTGCACCCATTACCACTCCGACCACGCCGGCGTCGCCGCCTGGCTCGCCGAACGCTATCGCTGCCCGGTGTACATGACCGCCAGCGAATACCGCTCGCTGTACATAACGGTGCCGCCCGAGCAGGCCCCGGGCTGGGACTTCTGTGACTTCCTCCTCAAGGCCGGCTTTACCAGCCAACAGGTCGACGAGCTGTACCGGTTGATCCAGAGCGGCCACTTCCGCCCGTTGCATTTCAACAGCTACCGGCGTTTGCGCGACGGCGACCGCTTGCCCATCGGCAGCCGCCAGTGGCGTGTGGTGATCGGCCGTGGCCATTCCCCCGAGCACGCCTGCCTGTATGCCGAGGATGGCAGCGTGCTGATCGCCGGCGACCAGGTGTTGCCACGCATCACCCCGACCGTGGGCGTGCATGCCACCGAGCCCGAGGCCGACCCGCTGCGCGACTGGCTGGCCTCGCTCGACCACCTGCGCGGCTTGCCGGACAGCGTGCTGGTGCTGCCCGCCCACGAGCGGCCGTTCTACAACCTGCACACGCGCCTGGACCAGTTGCAGGCGCATCACCAGGCCCAGTTGTCGCGGATGTTGGCCAGCTGTGACGAGCCGCGCAGCGCGCTCGAACTGATGGCCGTGCTGTTCCCCAAGCTGTCAGGGCGTTTCGACGAACTGATGGCGCTTGGTGAAACGTTGGCCCATGCCAACTACCTCATGGCCGAAGGGCTGCTGGTGCGCGAACGCCATCAGGCGCATTACCGCTACCGCCGGGGCCCGCAGGGGCAACCTGCGGTTGCACCTGGCCCGACGGCGACATTGAACATTCCTGGCAGCCAGGTGGTTGCCCATCAGGAGAGTCCGTGTGATCGACAAGAACAACAATAA